One stretch of Streptomyces hygroscopicus DNA includes these proteins:
- a CDS encoding glutamate--cysteine ligase, which translates to MGDKLIAGEFDPSGRRRQRVRLRQCLDGLGRLLADKRFDRPKNLMGLEIELNLAGADGLPRMMNAEVLERIGSHDFQTELGQCNLEVNIVPHRLRGRVLDQLSEELRTGLSYADRKAREVSSEIVMIGILPTLAADDLGSTSLSYDDRYKLLNEQMLAARGEDFLIDIEGRERFTYASASIAPEAACTSVQLHLQVTPGRFADAWNAAQAVAAVQIAVGANSPFVFGHEAWRESRPPLFLQATDVRPPEIAAQGARPRTWFGERWIDSAYELFEENLRYFPPLLSTGEDEDPLRVLDEGGVPELQELALHNGTIYRWNRPVYDVVDGVPHLRVENRVLPAGPTVTDVIANAAFYYGLVRALAEESRPVWTRLPFAAAAANFDAACRHGIDAVLQWPKSGRSASLARTSAVRLVREELLPLAASGLDSWGVEPADRDRYLGVIEERCKLRVNGASWQTATYRRALAGGLDRDAALAAMTRRYCALMRTDAPVHTWPTDLSG; encoded by the coding sequence CGAGCTGAATCTCGCCGGGGCCGACGGACTGCCGAGGATGATGAACGCCGAGGTTCTGGAGCGCATCGGGAGTCATGATTTCCAGACTGAACTCGGGCAGTGCAACCTTGAAGTAAACATCGTGCCCCACCGTTTGCGCGGACGCGTTCTCGATCAGCTGTCGGAAGAGCTCCGAACCGGTTTGTCATATGCCGATCGCAAGGCGCGGGAAGTGTCCTCCGAGATCGTGATGATCGGAATTCTGCCGACCCTCGCCGCGGACGATCTGGGATCCACGAGCCTCTCCTATGACGACCGTTACAAACTCCTCAACGAGCAGATGCTGGCCGCCCGCGGCGAGGATTTCCTCATCGACATCGAGGGCCGTGAGCGGTTCACCTACGCCAGCGCCTCCATCGCGCCCGAGGCGGCCTGCACCTCCGTCCAGCTCCATCTTCAGGTCACCCCGGGGCGCTTCGCGGACGCGTGGAACGCGGCGCAGGCGGTGGCCGCCGTGCAGATCGCCGTGGGCGCCAACTCCCCCTTCGTCTTCGGCCATGAGGCCTGGCGCGAATCCCGGCCGCCGCTGTTCCTCCAGGCCACCGATGTGCGTCCGCCGGAGATCGCCGCCCAGGGGGCACGCCCGCGCACCTGGTTCGGCGAGCGCTGGATCGATTCCGCCTACGAGCTGTTCGAGGAGAACCTGCGCTATTTCCCGCCTCTGCTCTCCACCGGCGAGGACGAGGACCCGCTGCGGGTGCTGGACGAGGGCGGGGTGCCCGAGCTCCAGGAACTGGCGCTGCACAACGGCACGATCTACCGCTGGAACCGGCCCGTCTACGACGTCGTGGACGGTGTGCCGCATCTGCGCGTGGAGAACCGCGTGCTCCCGGCGGGGCCCACCGTCACCGATGTCATCGCCAACGCCGCCTTCTACTACGGACTGGTCAGGGCGCTCGCCGAGGAGTCCCGCCCGGTGTGGACCCGGCTGCCGTTCGCGGCCGCCGCCGCCAACTTCGACGCGGCCTGCCGGCACGGCATCGACGCGGTCCTGCAGTGGCCCAAATCCGGCCGGTCGGCCTCCCTGGCCCGCACCTCCGCCGTACGGCTGGTCCGCGAGGAGCTGCTGCCGCTCGCGGCGTCCGGCCTCGACTCCTGGGGCGTGGAGCCCGCCGACCGCGACCGCTACCTCGGCGTGATCGAGGAGCGCTGCAAGCTGCGGGTCAACGGCGCGTCCTGGCAGACGGCCACCTACCGCCGCGCGCTGGCCGGCGGGCTGGACCGGGACGCCGCGCTCGCGGCCATGACCCGCCGCTACTGTGCCCTGATGCGGACCGACGCGCCGGTGCACACCTGGCCCACCGATCTCTCCGGGTGA
- a CDS encoding membrane protein, translating into MGTGVRSQARGADAPVEDGLSRRMLRNETLLVLALSLGASGLSALISFIGSVTKPGGLKDQAANLNSSAAPGRPWLDLAWQLFGISTALVPVVLVAHLLLREGAGLRAIGFDRDRPRFDLAWGAAVAAAIGGTGLLLYLGARAAGGNLTVVPESLPDVWWKIPVLIASAVQNAVLEEVIVVGYLLRRLGQLGWTPMAALLASSVLRGSYHLYQGIGGFFGNLAMGVIFVLLYRRWGRVGPLVAAHALIDIVAFVGYALLAGRVDWLPTA; encoded by the coding sequence GTGGGGACAGGAGTGCGGTCACAGGCGCGGGGCGCGGATGCCCCGGTCGAGGACGGGCTCTCGCGGCGGATGCTGCGCAATGAGACGCTGCTCGTGCTGGCGCTTTCCCTCGGCGCGAGCGGGCTGTCCGCACTGATCAGCTTTATCGGCTCGGTGACCAAACCGGGCGGGCTCAAGGACCAGGCGGCCAATCTCAACTCCTCCGCCGCGCCGGGGCGGCCCTGGCTGGATCTCGCCTGGCAGCTCTTCGGCATCTCGACCGCGCTGGTGCCGGTCGTGCTCGTGGCCCATCTGCTGCTGCGCGAGGGCGCCGGGCTGCGGGCGATCGGCTTCGACCGCGACCGGCCGCGGTTCGATCTGGCGTGGGGCGCCGCGGTCGCGGCCGCGATCGGCGGCACCGGGCTGCTGCTGTATCTGGGGGCGCGGGCGGCCGGGGGCAATTTGACGGTGGTGCCCGAGTCGCTGCCCGATGTGTGGTGGAAGATCCCCGTACTGATCGCCTCCGCCGTGCAGAACGCGGTGCTGGAGGAGGTGATCGTGGTCGGCTATCTGCTGCGCAGGCTCGGGCAGTTGGGCTGGACCCCGATGGCCGCCCTGCTGGCCAGCTCGGTGCTGCGCGGTTCGTACCACCTCTACCAGGGGATCGGCGGCTTCTTCGGCAACCTGGCGATGGGCGTGATCTTCGTGCTGCTCTACCGCCGCTGGGGGCGGGTCGGGCCGCTGGTCGCCGCGCATGCGCTGATCGACATCGTGGCCTTCGTCGGATACGCCCTGCTGGCGGGCCGGGTGGACTGGCTGCCCACGGCCTGA
- a CDS encoding oxidoreductase — protein MRIRIVDAFTERPFAGNPAGVVLLDTDAFPDDGWLQRVASEVNLAETAFAHPLPEPAEADWALRWFTPVTEAPMCGHATLATTHVLKTAGAATGTVRFATLSGVLSATADDGGSITLDFPTASLTALPVSQQTAEVAGALGAEIVSAHHAGPHIDDLLIELADEKTVRALAPDLAALKRISHRGVIVTAAAEDPTRGYDFVSRMFAPAVGIDEDPVTGSAHTALAPYWSARFGRDELTGLQVSARTGLVRTVLRGDRTLLTGGAVTVIDGELLA, from the coding sequence ATGCGGATACGTATCGTCGACGCGTTCACAGAGCGCCCCTTCGCCGGCAATCCGGCCGGGGTCGTCCTCCTCGACACCGACGCCTTCCCGGACGACGGCTGGCTGCAGCGGGTCGCCTCCGAGGTCAATCTCGCCGAGACCGCCTTCGCCCACCCACTCCCCGAGCCCGCGGAGGCGGACTGGGCGCTGCGCTGGTTCACCCCGGTCACCGAGGCGCCCATGTGCGGCCATGCCACGCTCGCCACCACCCATGTGCTGAAGACCGCAGGGGCCGCGACCGGCACGGTCCGCTTCGCCACCCTCAGCGGAGTCCTGTCGGCGACGGCCGACGACGGCGGCTCGATCACGCTGGATTTCCCCACGGCCTCACTGACCGCGCTGCCGGTCTCCCAGCAGACGGCCGAGGTCGCCGGAGCCCTCGGCGCCGAGATCGTGTCCGCCCATCACGCGGGCCCGCATATCGACGATCTGCTGATCGAGCTGGCCGACGAGAAGACCGTGCGCGCCCTGGCCCCCGACCTCGCCGCGCTCAAGCGGATCAGCCACCGGGGCGTCATCGTGACCGCGGCCGCCGAGGACCCCACGCGCGGCTACGACTTCGTCTCGCGGATGTTCGCCCCGGCCGTCGGCATCGACGAGGACCCGGTCACCGGCAGCGCCCACACCGCGCTCGCGCCCTACTGGTCGGCCCGGTTCGGCCGCGACGAGCTGACCGGGCTGCAGGTGTCCGCGCGCACCGGCCTGGTCCGCACCGTGCTGCGCGGCGACCGTACGCTGCTGACGGGCGGCGCCGTCACCGTCATCGACGGCGAGTTGCTGGCCTGA
- a CDS encoding PadR family transcriptional regulator — protein MRSQGHGREHCGPGHRGRGEGEGRRAAFGPFGPGFDGPPFGGPPFGGRGRGGPGGRGPRGRARRGDVRASILALLKDRPMHGYEMIQEIAERSGGAWRPSPGSVYPTLQLLEDEGLIGSESEGGKKLFALTDTGRTEAEAGSAAPWEEAGRGIDWEAMHEVRQAGFGLMEAFSQVWRTGSAEQRQKAVSVINESRKRLYLILAEQDEEKGGTERGGES, from the coding sequence ATGCGTTCTCAAGGACATGGACGTGAACACTGCGGACCCGGTCACCGCGGCCGGGGCGAAGGTGAGGGGCGGCGCGCGGCATTCGGCCCGTTCGGCCCCGGTTTCGACGGCCCGCCCTTCGGTGGGCCCCCGTTCGGCGGCCGTGGCCGCGGCGGACCCGGCGGCCGCGGGCCGCGTGGGCGGGCGCGGCGCGGCGATGTGCGCGCCTCGATCCTGGCCCTGCTGAAGGACCGCCCGATGCACGGCTACGAGATGATCCAGGAGATCGCCGAGCGCAGTGGGGGAGCCTGGCGGCCCAGCCCCGGCTCGGTGTATCCCACGCTTCAGCTGCTCGAGGACGAGGGGCTGATCGGCAGCGAGAGCGAGGGCGGCAAGAAGCTGTTCGCGCTCACCGACACCGGCCGCACCGAGGCCGAGGCGGGGTCCGCGGCCCCGTGGGAGGAGGCCGGTCGCGGTATCGACTGGGAGGCCATGCACGAGGTCCGTCAAGCGGGCTTCGGGCTGATGGAGGCGTTCTCCCAGGTCTGGCGCACCGGCAGCGCGGAGCAGCGGCAGAAGGCCGTCTCCGTCATCAATGAGTCGCGCAAGCGGCTGTATCTCATCCTCGCCGAGCAGGACGAGGAGAAGGGCGGCACCGAGCGGGGCGGCGAGAGCTGA
- a CDS encoding polyketide cyclase, producing the protein MAEVSAQTRIEAPAEKVWARLTDFSTYGDWNATHTSFPRGGPATLEVAATYEENMKLMGFPAEVTWTVEECEPARLLATRGKGPMGVNLVMRYSLTPDGDATTVRVDGEFTGAAVSLMAGKLKDSATSALNESLRKLSALVV; encoded by the coding sequence ATGGCCGAGGTCAGCGCGCAGACACGCATCGAGGCACCGGCCGAGAAGGTCTGGGCCCGGCTGACGGACTTCTCCACGTACGGCGACTGGAACGCCACCCACACCAGCTTTCCGCGGGGCGGCCCGGCCACGCTGGAAGTGGCGGCGACCTATGAGGAGAACATGAAACTGATGGGCTTTCCGGCCGAGGTGACCTGGACCGTCGAGGAGTGCGAACCCGCCCGGCTGCTGGCCACCCGAGGCAAGGGCCCGATGGGCGTGAACCTCGTCATGCGCTATTCGCTCACACCGGACGGCGATGCCACGACGGTGCGCGTGGACGGGGAGTTCACGGGGGCGGCGGTCTCCTTGATGGCCGGGAAGCTGAAGGACTCGGCGACCAGCGCGCTCAATGAGTCGCTGCGCAAGCTGAGCGCGCTGGTCGTCTAG
- a CDS encoding peptidase, with translation MRSPTLSAGPDDAGCEDRVSEVVAAVIAGAHRRAVRDGDAQIDTAHLLHGLLESDPEVQEVFPGGPPQVIRLLGYLVQRVIGYGLRWSGTVEVSGAAPSVGSGMAGWSPAAAAALDAAVRRAASRGGARAGGLDLLAAFVRDRECRAMEVLRRAGVSVEPLVTALAVKTCQQSTG, from the coding sequence GTGCGAAGTCCTACCCTTTCCGCCGGCCCGGACGACGCCGGATGCGAGGACCGGGTCAGCGAAGTGGTGGCCGCCGTGATCGCGGGGGCTCACCGGCGCGCCGTACGTGATGGTGACGCGCAGATCGACACCGCCCATCTGCTGCACGGCCTCCTGGAGTCCGACCCGGAGGTGCAGGAGGTGTTTCCCGGTGGCCCGCCCCAAGTGATACGGCTGCTGGGGTATCTGGTGCAGCGCGTCATCGGCTACGGGCTCCGGTGGAGCGGCACCGTCGAGGTCTCGGGGGCGGCGCCGTCGGTGGGGAGCGGGATGGCCGGATGGTCGCCCGCCGCGGCGGCCGCCCTCGATGCGGCGGTCCGCCGCGCCGCCTCCCGTGGCGGGGCCCGCGCCGGTGGCCTCGATCTCCTCGCCGCGTTCGTCCGCGACCGGGAGTGCCGTGCCATGGAGGTGCTGCGGCGTGCGGGCGTCTCCGTCGAACCGCTGGTCACCGCCCTGGCCGTGAAGACCTGCCAGCAGTCAACGGGGTGA